In Chiroxiphia lanceolata isolate bChiLan1 chromosome 2, bChiLan1.pri, whole genome shotgun sequence, a single genomic region encodes these proteins:
- the ATP5PF gene encoding ATP synthase-coupling factor 6, mitochondrial, producing MILRQILRLSSLFRSAVSVQLRRNIGLSAIVFNKTKELDPVQKLFLDKIREYNTKSKQAGGPVDAGPEFQKEMNESLARLQRAYGEGDLTKFPEFKFEEPKFEEAPK from the exons ATGATCCTGCGGCAGATTCTGCGTCTCTCCTCCCTGTTCCGCTCCGCTGTTTCCGTGCAGCTCCGCAGGAACATCGGTCTCTCTGCCATCGTCTTCAACAAGACCAAAGAGCTCGACCCCGTTCAGAAGCTCTTCTTGGACAAGATCAGAGAGTACAACACGAAGAGCAA GCAAGCAGGAGGGCCTGTTGATGCAGGAcctgaatttcagaaagaaatgaatgaatCCCTTGCAAGACTCCAACGGGCGTATGGTGAGGGAGACCTAACCAAGTTCCCAGAATTTAAATTTGAGG AGCCCAAATTTGAGGAGGCTCCAAAGTGA
- the JAM2 gene encoding junctional adhesion molecule B yields MASPGLRLLLLGYLGVLSYPEVSGISILTDNENVKAEEFKEAILSCKHKSSKGMSLRIEWKKIQPQGVSFVYYNGEFTGDLRGRAEMLNPGIRIRNVTRRDSGTYRCEISDKSEGHPRLQEAIITLTVLVAPTTPVCDVPSSAMTGTVVQLSCKETEGSPPSEYQWYKNGVALLEKTGTGSARTPNITYTMNKKSGTLLFNTVTKNDTGEYFCEASNGIGLSQRCSVKRMQVDDLNVSGIIAAVVFVALVMALCGLGVFYAQKKGYFAKESSSQKKTNYQSTSEKDFKHTKSFVI; encoded by the exons CTGAAGTGTCTGGAATTTCCATTTTAACAGATAACGAAAACGTAAAAGCAGAGGAGTTTAAGG aGGCGATTCTTAGTTGCAAACACAAATCTTCAAAAGGGATGAGCTTAAGAATAGAATGGAAGAAAATCCAGCCTCAAGGAGTCTCATTTGTCTACTACAATGGTGAATTTACAG GTGATCTTCGAGGCCGAGCAGAGATGCTGAACCCAGGAATCCGAATTAGGAATGTGACTAGAAGGGATTCCGGGACCTACCGCTGCGAAATCAGTGACAAGAGTGAAGGGCATCCACGCCTGCAAGAGGCTATAATTACCCTCACAGTGTTGG TTGCTCCAACTACTCCGGTGTGTGATGTGCCGAGCTCCGCGATGACGGGAACAGTGGTGCAGCTGAGCTGTAAGGAGACTGAGGGCTCTCCTCCATCTGAGTACCAGTGGTACAAGAACGGTGTTGCCTTACTGGAAAAGACAGGAACAGGCAGTGCTAGAACACCAAATATAACTTATACCATGAATAAGAAGTCTGGCACTTTG CTATTTAACACAGTTACAAAGAATGACACTGGAGAGTATTTCTGTGAAGCCTCCAATGGGATTGGATTATCTCAGAGATGCTCAGTGAAGCGAATGCAAGTCG ATGACCTGAATGTAAGTGGTATCATTGCTGCTGTAGTATTTGTGGCTCTGGTAATGGCACTGTGTGGCCTTGGAGTATTTTATGCCCAAAAAAAAGGCTACTTTGCaa aggaaagctCTTCCCA AAAGAAGACGAACTATCAATCTACAAGTGAAAAG gATTTCAAGCATACCAAGTCCTTTGTTATTTAG